Proteins encoded within one genomic window of Paroedura picta isolate Pp20150507F chromosome 17, Ppicta_v3.0, whole genome shotgun sequence:
- the PRPSAP2 gene encoding phosphoribosyl pyrophosphate synthase-associated protein 2 → MFCVAPNGTGPIMNVTKGGLVLFSANSNPSCMELSRRIAERLGVEMGKVQVYQEPNRETRVQIQESVRGKDVFIIQTVSKDVNTTIMELLIMVYACKTSCAKSIIGVVPYFPYSKQCKMRKRGSIVSKLLASMMCKAGLTHLITMDLHQKEIQGFFNVPVDNLRASPFLLQYIQEEIPDYRNAVIVAKSPASAKRAQSFAERLRLGIAVIHGEAQDAESDLVDGRHSPPTAKNIAAIHPSLEIPMLIPKEKPPITVVGDVGGRIAIIVDDIIDDVDSFLAAAETLKERGAYKIFVMATHGLLSSDAPRLIEESAIDEVVVTNTIPHEIQKLQCPKIKTVDISMILSEAIRRIHNGESMSYLFRNIGLDD, encoded by the exons ATGTTTTGCGTGGCGCCCAACGGAACAGGGCCCATCATGAACGTGACCAAGGGCGGGCTGGTGCTATTCTCGGCCAATTCCAACCCGTCGTGCATGGAGCTCTCGAGGAGGATTGCAGA gCGTCTCGGAGTGGAGATGGGCAAAGTCCAGGTTTACCAAGAGCCCAACAGAG aaacGAGGGTTCAGATCCAGGAGTCGGTGAGAGGGAAGGACGTCTTCATCATCCAGACGGTGTCAAA GGACGTGAACACGACCATCATGGAGCTCCTGATCATGGTCTACGCCTGCAAGACCTCCTGTGCCAAGAGCATCATCGGGGTGGTGCCCTACTTCCCCTACAGCAAACAGTGCAAGATGCGGAAGAGGGGCTCCATCGTCTCCAAGCTGCTGGCCTCCATGATGTGCAAAGCAG GTCTGACGCACCTGATCACCATGGATCTACACCAGAAAGAAATCCAGGGTTTCTTCAACGTTCCCGTCGACAACCTGAGAGCCTCACCGTTCTTACTGCAGTACATCCAAGAGGAG ATCCCAGACTACCGGAATGCTGTAATTGTAGCCAAGTCCCCTGCCTCAGCTAAAAG GGCACAGTCGTTCGCTGAGCGCTTGCGGCTGGGGATCGCCGTCATCCACGGGGAGGCTCAGGACGCCGAGTCGGACCTGGTGGACGGACGCCACTCACCCCCCACGGCCAAGAACATCGCTGCCATCCACCCCAGCTTAGAGATACCGA TGCTGATCCCCAAAGAGAAACCGCCCATCACGGTCGTCGGAGACGTAGGAGGAAGAATCGCCATCATTGTG GACGACATCATCGACGACGTGGACAGCTTCCTGGCTGCCGCCGAGACGCTCAAAGAGCGAGGCGCCTACAAGATTTTCGTCATGGCCACCCACGGCCTCCTGTCCTCAGACGCCCCCCGGTTGATAGAGGAGTCTGCCATCGACGAG gTTGTGGTCACCAACACGATCCCCCACGAGATCCAAAAGCTGCAGTGCCCCAAAATTAAGACTGTGGACATCAGCATGATCCTCTCGGAGGCCATTCGCCGGATCCACAACGGGGAATCCATGTCGTACCTGTTCCGAAATATCGGCCTGGATGACTAG